A stretch of DNA from Micromonospora sp. WMMD1155:
CCGGATCGAGGTCCTCGCCGACGAGTGGAGCGCGTACGTCAAGGCGTCCCTCGCCAACGATCCGAGCGCCTTCTACGCCCCGACCGGGCGGTAGTCGTTAGGGCAGGTGCGAGCGTCGCCCACGACATCGTGCTCACTGGCAGACGCGCCACTCGTCGTCCTCCTTGACCAGGGCCAACCCCTGGGTGAACTGCGCGCCGGTGGTCTGCTGGACCGCCGTGACGGTGACGGTCGCGGTGACGCGCCCGTTGTGGTTGTTCACGTTCACGCCGACGATCTCGTAGCTGCTGATCTTCAACTGGGCGGACTGGACCCGGGTGAAGTCCTCCACCGTCATGGTGTCGCGTACCTCGTCGCACAGCCGCCCGTACGCGCCCGGGTAGTCACCGGCCTGCACGTCGTCGAGGAAGCCGGTCGCCGCCACCCGGGCCGGCTCGACGGCAGCCTTGACGCTGCGGTAGAACCAGAAACCGCCGCAGGCACCCACCGCGCAGCACACCACCAGCACCACGGCGACGACGATCAGGACGGTACGAGCGGTCCGGTTGGGCTTCGACTGAGGCACCATCATGGGCTCGTACGTCATGGCCCGAAGGGTAGGAACGG
This window harbors:
- a CDS encoding DUF4878 domain-containing protein, which encodes MTYEPMMVPQSKPNRTARTVLIVVAVVLVVCCAVGACGGFWFYRSVKAAVEPARVAATGFLDDVQAGDYPGAYGRLCDEVRDTMTVEDFTRVQSAQLKISSYEIVGVNVNNHNGRVTATVTVTAVQQTTGAQFTQGLALVKEDDEWRVCQ